A genomic window from Crocosphaera sp. UHCC 0190 includes:
- a CDS encoding BlaI/MecI/CopY family transcriptional regulator, producing the protein MAPLPEYRPKKLSLGSLETEILEIIWELGTATVKQIHDRILADPERELAYASVTTVLNRLTQKGWLKCFKQNRAFSWQPLVSREQAKTLQAYEQLQQFLAISNPDMVASFAESLDTASLEQLDAIATRLQAIRRQREKP; encoded by the coding sequence ATGGCCCCTTTACCTGAATATCGCCCCAAAAAACTCTCATTAGGTTCTCTAGAAACAGAAATTTTAGAAATTATTTGGGAGTTAGGGACTGCCACAGTTAAACAAATTCATGATCGTATTTTAGCTGATCCCGAACGAGAACTAGCTTATGCATCTGTGACTACTGTATTAAACCGTCTCACCCAAAAAGGATGGTTAAAATGCTTCAAACAAAATCGGGCATTTTCTTGGCAACCCTTAGTCTCCCGTGAACAAGCAAAAACCCTCCAAGCTTATGAACAACTTCAACAATTTCTAGCCATCAGTAACCCTGATATGGTAGCCTCATTTGCAGAGAGTTTGGATACGGCAAGCTTAGAACAATTAGACGCGATCGCCACTCGTTTACAAGCCATTCGTCGTCAACGGGAGAAACCATAG
- a CDS encoding NAD(P)H-quinone oxidoreductase subunit M, with the protein MLVKSTTRHVRIYTAEIQKSELVPSENMLTLDVDPDNEFNWNEDALQKLYRKFDGLVEACSGEELTDYNLRRIGSDLEHFIRSLLQKGEISYNLKSRVLNYSMGLPKLESPETEGKYNL; encoded by the coding sequence ATGTTAGTCAAGTCTACCACTCGTCATGTTCGTATCTATACTGCCGAAATTCAAAAAAGTGAATTAGTTCCTAGTGAGAATATGCTCACTCTAGATGTTGATCCTGATAATGAGTTTAATTGGAATGAAGATGCCCTACAAAAATTGTATCGTAAATTTGATGGGTTAGTTGAAGCTTGTAGTGGAGAAGAACTAACAGATTATAATTTGCGTCGTATTGGTTCAGATTTAGAACATTTTATTCGTTCACTACTACAAAAAGGCGAAATTAGTTACAATCTCAAAAGCCGTGTGCTTAACTATAGTATGGGACTTCCTAAACTGGAAAGCCCAGAAACCGAAGGCAAATATAATCTGTAA
- a CDS encoding 2TM domain-containing protein: MSASDVQPPESYRKEEVQEILHLAIARKTESEELSRTQLWEIAAELEIDPESLQIAEQDWLSQKQRQQKRTEFEQYRREQLKQKTVKYLIINAFLLLLNFLAAGTLSWSLYLLLLLGLPLALDSWKTLQTEGQAYEKAFQQWYFKKEIEESISSVWNKIKKAWQS; the protein is encoded by the coding sequence ATGTCTGCTTCTGACGTACAACCCCCTGAATCTTATCGCAAGGAAGAGGTTCAAGAAATTCTGCACTTGGCGATCGCCCGCAAAACTGAGTCCGAGGAGTTATCTCGTACCCAACTTTGGGAAATTGCGGCAGAATTAGAGATTGATCCAGAATCTCTACAAATTGCTGAACAAGATTGGTTATCCCAAAAACAACGTCAACAGAAACGAACGGAGTTTGAGCAGTATCGACGGGAACAATTAAAGCAAAAAACTGTCAAGTATTTGATTATTAATGCTTTTTTACTGTTGCTCAATTTTTTGGCTGCTGGTACCTTATCTTGGTCACTATACCTCTTGTTATTATTAGGATTACCCCTGGCTTTAGATAGTTGGAAAACCCTGCAAACTGAAGGGCAAGCCTATGAAAAAGCTTTTCAACAATGGTATTTTAAGAAGGAGATCGAAGAATCAATTTCTAGTGTTTGGAATAAGATTAAGAAAGCTTGGCAGTCTTAA
- a CDS encoding DUF6737 family protein, whose translation MTESSEPKSTNIWDYKPWWCQPWSIILTGILLVSGLWLITKFIWLTLGLALLIMIWWVYFLLIYPRMFKEYLEHQTQ comes from the coding sequence ATGACAGAATCTTCTGAGCCTAAATCTACAAATATTTGGGACTATAAACCTTGGTGGTGTCAACCTTGGTCAATTATTTTGACGGGTATACTGTTAGTCAGTGGCCTTTGGTTGATCACCAAATTTATTTGGTTAACCCTAGGTTTAGCCTTGCTTATTATGATTTGGTGGGTATATTTTTTGCTCATTTATCCCCGAATGTTTAAAGAGTATTTAGAACACCAAACCCAATAA
- a CDS encoding inorganic diphosphatase codes for MDLTRIPAQPKPGLINVLIEIPAGSKNKYEFDKDLNAFALDRVLYASVQYPYDYGFVPNTLADDGDPLDGMVLMDQPTFPGCVITARPIGMLEMIDGGDRDEKVLCVPDKDPRYFGVKSLKDIAPHRLDEIAEFFRTYKNLEKKVTEILGWKDVEAVLPLVEQCVKAGSK; via the coding sequence GTGGACTTAACGCGCATTCCGGCCCAACCGAAACCTGGTTTAATCAATGTATTAATTGAAATTCCTGCAGGGAGTAAGAATAAATACGAATTTGACAAAGATCTTAATGCTTTTGCCTTAGATCGGGTACTCTATGCCTCAGTACAATATCCCTATGACTATGGGTTTGTGCCTAATACCTTAGCGGATGATGGAGATCCCTTAGATGGAATGGTGTTGATGGATCAACCAACTTTTCCTGGTTGTGTGATTACGGCCCGTCCCATTGGGATGTTAGAAATGATTGATGGTGGCGATCGGGATGAAAAAGTTCTCTGTGTTCCCGATAAAGATCCTCGTTATTTTGGAGTCAAGTCTCTCAAAGATATTGCCCCTCACCGCTTAGACGAAATTGCCGAATTTTTCCGTACTTATAAAAACCTAGAAAAGAAGGTGACAGAAATTCTCGGTTGGAAAGATGTAGAGGCCGTACTTCCTTTAGTTGAACAATGCGTCAAAGCAGGAAGTAAGTAA